GATGCATGTACTCCTCCTCGTCATAGCATTTGACTATTTTCCGGTCGTTTTACGACCCTTAGATGTGATTATTTTATCATTAACATGAAGATGTGTCAACGATTCTTTTACTTGCCCGCCAGCAGTTCAAACCAGAACACATCATAACCTGCCGCAGCGGCAACTCTCTGTGATGCTATATGTGACATTCCTGTGCCATAATATGGAATTTTACCACATCTGAGTATATCCTTGGTCAGTTCAGATACAAGCGCTGTACCCACATGTCTTCCCTCAGCTTTTTGAACAACATTTATACCAATCTGCCAGAAGTCGTCACTATCAGCACTTGCGCCAGCCATACCGATAATCTCATCACTTGATACAGCTGCCACAGCAAGTACATCAGGTGTGTTATCATCAAAGCAGAAAGCTTCACACCACCTGTCATCTCCTTTGAATTGCAGGATCTCATCCCCCGTATACCTGACAAGGTTAAAATCTTCTTTTATCATCGAATCAACGGTTTTATCTGTAGTATCTTTTCTCACTCCCTGTTCGCTCAGTTCCGTTGGAAGGTAAAATGGGTGAGCAAATTTCAATTTACATCCGTATCTGGAAAGAATACTGTCAAGCTCACGAAATTTCTCTATATCCATGAACCATTTGCCAGATGCATTCTCATAGCGTTTTCTGCATTCATCTACAATCTCTCTACGACCGGTAAATAGCAGCTTGCCATTTACCACAGCTATTTTGAGCGGGCACTTTTCCTGTCCTTTGAACTGCCTTTGCCCTGCTATCTGTCTGTATTCAGAGAATATATTGTCACTGGAATATATATCGGCCGCATCACAGCAATAATCCCTGGCCAGCTGATCATACAGTGCATTCTTCATCTTTCCAGACAGCCAATGTTTTCTCGTCAGAATATTCGTATGTCCTATCCGGACTTCATTCAAAAGAGGCACATCCACTTCATCACAGATATGATGAAACACAAATCCAAGCTTTTCCTGTACTATGCAGGACTTGGAATTGCCATCGTAGTAACCGCACCATATTGTTCTCATGCCCAGATCAAGAAATCCATGTTTTATGAGTCTCCTGGCCGCCTCCGGTGCGTATTCGTTGCCCCAGTGAGGCTTTCCTATCCAGTATCCGAGTTCACATTCGTCATCGCGGTCTGTCATATCTGTCCTTCCATTTAACAGTAATTCGATGGCACCGACAACCAGGCCGCTGTCCTTCAGACACACAGCATAACACTCCGGCCCATTAAATACATTCCGTATCACATCAAGGCTGTACTCCCTGCTCTCATGCACTGGCCAGCCAGCTATAGGTCCCACATCAGGGTCACTTGCATATTCAAATAATATATCTGCGTCACTCTCCTGCCAGTGACGTAATATTAACCTATTAGTTTCTAAAATCAAATCATATATCCCCTTTCATATAAGACTTTCTTTTTCTGATACGCCTATTCTAAATTATATATGCCACTGAATGTCGCACCCACTGTTTAGCTGATTCAGCCTTTTTACCTCAGTCTATGCTTTCCCAGTTTTTCACTATCCTCAGATATTTGCCGAGATTGATAAATGATCTAACGATCTCGTCCACTATGACTGCAAGAAAGACACCTGCTATTCCAAGCTTAAGGACAAACACAAACAAAAGCGCCACAGAAACCACCCACACCGTGCCAAACAGCTGTGTTATGAGCATCCATATCGTGTTGCCACTGCCCCTGATCGCATTGCCAACAACTATGTTTGCTGATTTTGCGAACAGATTGATGCTG
This sequence is a window from Coprococcus eutactus. Protein-coding genes within it:
- a CDS encoding GNAT family N-acetyltransferase, with amino-acid sequence MILETNRLILRHWQESDADILFEYASDPDVGPIAGWPVHESREYSLDVIRNVFNGPECYAVCLKDSGLVVGAIELLLNGRTDMTDRDDECELGYWIGKPHWGNEYAPEAARRLIKHGFLDLGMRTIWCGYYDGNSKSCIVQEKLGFVFHHICDEVDVPLLNEVRIGHTNILTRKHWLSGKMKNALYDQLARDYCCDAADIYSSDNIFSEYRQIAGQRQFKGQEKCPLKIAVVNGKLLFTGRREIVDECRKRYENASGKWFMDIEKFRELDSILSRYGCKLKFAHPFYLPTELSEQGVRKDTTDKTVDSMIKEDFNLVRYTGDEILQFKGDDRWCEAFCFDDNTPDVLAVAAVSSDEIIGMAGASADSDDFWQIGINVVQKAEGRHVGTALVSELTKDILRCGKIPYYGTGMSHIASQRVAAAAGYDVFWFELLAGK